Within Hydrogenophaga sp. PAMC20947, the genomic segment GGGTGTGACGCCCGACGAGTTCCGAAAGGGCGCCAGCCTGCCCGGCAGCGCCGCCCTCAAGACGGCGCCTCCGCCAAGCGCTGGGCGAGCGCGTCGCCCACGAACTGCATGAAGGCTTTCACCCGCGCTGTGCCACGCAGATCGGGGTGGGTGACCATCCAGAGGGGTTGCTGCATTTCCGGGATGGGTTCCGACACGGCAATGAGGTCGGGGTGTTTTTCGGCCATGAAGGTGGGCAACACGCCCACGCCGATACCCGTGCGCAACATGGAAGCTTTGGCGTTGTAGATGTCGACCCGCACCTTCACATCGGACTGCGCCAGGAGCTGGCGCAACCAGGGGTCGTAGGCCCGCACCGACGTGTCGCGTTCGAAGGCCACCCAGGGCGCGTCGCGCACCAGATCGTTCAAAGGCGTGATGGATTGGGGCAACCCGGGGGCTCCACGCTGCGCATAAATGCGGCATTGGGTCATGCCCAGCTGCCGTCCGACCAGATGTTCGGCCACATGGTTGGACAGGCGCAGGGCCACATCGGCCTCGCGGCGCGCCACCCCTTGGTCAACACTTGAATGGCTGCTGTTGAGGTCGATCAGAAACGCGTTTTCCACCACCTCCACTTCGATGCCGGGATAGGCCTGCACAAAAGCGGCGAGTGGCTGGGGCAGCAGGTGGTCCATCACCACAAAGGCCGTGGTCAAGCGCAGCGGCCCAGCCAGCGCGCGGTCGCGCCCCAGGATCTGGCGCTCGATTTCCTCCACCCTCACGGCCATGTGGCGCCCTTGCTCCAGCAGGGCTTGACCGGCTTCGGTGGGTTCGTAGCCCGAGCGTTGCCGTTCGAACAGGCGCGCCCCCAGCTGGGCCTCCAGCGCATCGAGGCGGCGCAAAACCGTGGTGTGGTTCACGCCCAGCGCGCGGGCTGCGCCGGCCAGCGATCCGGCTTCACCGACAGCCATGGCGTGGCGCACATCGTCCCAGTTGAGGTTTGGCATAGGTGGATTGAAAGCCGTTGATCGGCCCTGTGGGTGTTTGAAGGGCGGTGGCGCGG encodes:
- a CDS encoding LysR family transcriptional regulator, producing MPNLNWDDVRHAMAVGEAGSLAGAARALGVNHTTVLRRLDALEAQLGARLFERQRSGYEPTEAGQALLEQGRHMAVRVEEIERQILGRDRALAGPLRLTTAFVVMDHLLPQPLAAFVQAYPGIEVEVVENAFLIDLNSSHSSVDQGVARREADVALRLSNHVAEHLVGRQLGMTQCRIYAQRGAPGLPQSITPLNDLVRDAPWVAFERDTSVRAYDPWLRQLLAQSDVKVRVDIYNAKASMLRTGIGVGVLPTFMAEKHPDLIAVSEPIPEMQQPLWMVTHPDLRGTARVKAFMQFVGDALAQRLAEAPS